The following are encoded in a window of Balaenoptera ricei isolate mBalRic1 chromosome 1, mBalRic1.hap2, whole genome shotgun sequence genomic DNA:
- the PLEKHG5 gene encoding pleckstrin homology domain-containing family G member 5 isoform X8, with product MGTGPGVSGRRAASRPSPGLPSGDSEPGWAGGRGRHGEGQVCHHADCQQLHRRGPLSLCEACDSKFHSAMHYDGHVRFDLPPQGSVLARNVSTRSCPPRTSPAVDVEEEEESSVDGKGDRKSTGLKLSKKKAWRRHTDDPSKECFTLKFDLNVDIETEIVPAMKKKSLGEVLLPVFERKGIALGKVDIYLDQSNTPLSLTFEAYRFGGHYLRVKAKPGDEGKVEQGVKDSKSLSLPILRSAGAGPPTQERVDPQSRRESLDILAPGRRRKNMSEFLGEASVPGQEPPAPSSCSLPSGSSSGSSSSSGGSDSWKNRAASRFSGFFSSGPSTSAFGREVDKLEQLEGKLHAYSLFGLPRLPRRLCFDHDSWEEEGDEEEDEDDACLRLEDSWRELIDGHEKLTRRQCHQQEAVWELLHTEASYIKKLRVITNLFLCCLLNLQESGLLCEVEAERLFSNVPEIARLHRGLWGSVMAPVLEKARRTRALLQPADFLKGFKMFGSLFKPYIRYCMEEESCMEYMRGLLRDNDLFRAYVTWAEKHQQCQRLKLSDMLAKPHQRLTKYPLLLKSVLRKTDEPRAKEAVVTMIGSVERFIHHVNACMRQRQERQRLAAVVSRIDAYEVVEGSNDEVDKLLKEFLHLDLTAPIPGASPEETRQLLLEGSLRMKEGKDSKMDVYCFLFTDLLLVTKAVKKAERTKVIRPPLLVEKIVCRELRDPGSFLLIYLNEFHSAVGAYTFQASGQALCRGWVDAIYDAQNQLQQLRVQEHPGGQQHLQSLAEEEDEQEEEEEEEDEEEEGGESSTSAASSPTILRKSSNSLDSQRCVSDGSTETLAMVVAEPGEMLSSPEFEGGPFSSQSDETSLSTTASSVTPTSELLPLGPVDGRSCSMDSAYGTLSPTSLQDFMAPAPTVEPALRPPESSQAPSPPPSPRLRRRTPVQLLPCLPHLLKSKSEASLLQLLSGATTHGAPPAPSRSLSELCLAATVPGTRTQGSPQEAGPSWDCQGAPGPGSGPELSELEGGAGCPGGEPKGPTRRSRELSSGASPRVQPEPPPGTSAQHRKLTLAQLYRIRTTLLLNSTLTAS from the exons ATGGGGACGGGTCCCGGCGTCTCCGGGCGCCGCGCGGCCTCTAGGCCGAGCCCCGGGCTGCCCTCCGGGGACTCCGAGCCCGGCTGGGCGGGGGGTCGCGGCCGCCACGGGGAAGGCCAG GTATGCCACCACGCCGACTGCCAGCAGCTGCACCGCCGGGGCCCCCTCAGCCTCTGCGAGGCCTGTGACAGCAAGTTCCACAGCGCCATGCATTATGATGGGCACGTCCGCTTCGACCTGCCCCCCCAAG GCTCTGTCCTGGCTCGGAATGTGTCCACCCGGTCATGCCCCCCGCGCACCAGCCCTGCAGTGgacgtggaggaggaggaggagagctcTGTGGATGGCAAGGG GGACCGGAAGAGCACAGGCCTGAAGCTCTCCAAGAAGAAAGCCTGGAGGAGACACACAGAT GACCCAAGCAAGGAGTGCTTCACGCTGAAATTTGACCTGAACGTGGATATCGAGACAGAGATCGTGCCAGCCATGAAGAAGAAGTCGCTGGG GGAGGTGCTGCTGCCAGTATTTGAAAGGAAAGGCATTGCGCTGGGCAAAGTGGATATCTACCTGGACCAGTCCAACACGCCCCTGTCCCTCACCTTTGAGGCCTACAGGTTCGGGGGACACTACCTGCGGGTCAAAG CCAAGCCAGGGGACGAAGGGAAGGTAGAGCAGGGGGTGAAGGACTCCAAGTCCCTGAGTCTGCCAATCCTGCGGTCAGCCGGGGCCGGGCCCCCCACCCAGGAGCGCGTGGACCCGCAGAGCCGCCGGGAGAGCCTGGACATCCTG GCCCCTGGCCGCCGACGCAAGAACATGTCGGAGTTCCTGGGGGAGGCGAGCGTCCCTGGGCAGGAGCCCCCAGCGCCCTCCAGCTGCTCTCTGCCCAGCGGCAGCAgtagtggcagcagcagcagcagtggcggCAGTGACAGCTGGAAGAACCGGGCGGCCAGTCGCTTCAGCGGCTTCTTCAGCTCAGGCCCCAGCACCAGCGCCTTCGGCCGG GAAGTGGACAAACTGGAGCAGCTGGAGGGCAAGCTGCATGCCTACAGCCTCTTCGGGCTGCCCAGGCTGCCCCGGAGGCTGTGCTTTGACCACGACTCGTGGGAGGAGGAAGGTGACGAAGAGGAGGACGAGGACGACGCCTGCCTGCGGCTGGAGGACAGCTGGCGGGAGCTCATCGACGGGCACGAG AAGCTGACCCGGCGGCAGTGCCACCAGCAGGAGGCGGTGTGGGAGCTCCTGCACACAGAGGCCTCCTACATTAAGAAACTGAGGGTGATCACCAAC ctGTTCCTGTGCTGCCTCCTGAATCTGCAAGAGTCAGGGCTGCTGTGTGAG gTGGAGGCGGAGCGCCTGTTCAGCAACGTCCCGGAGATCGCGCGGCTACACCGCGGGCTGTGGGGCAGCGTGATGGCGCCGGTGCTGGAGAAGGCGCGGCGCACGCGGGCGCTGCTGCAGCCCGCGGATTTCCTCAAAGGCTTCAAGATG TTCGGCTCCCTCTTCAAGCCCTACATCCGATACTGCATGGAGGAGGAGAGCTGCATGGAGTACATGCGGGGCCTACTACGGGACAACGACCTCTTCCGGGCCTACGTCACG TGGGCCGAGAAGCACCAGCAGTGCCAGCGGCTGAAGCTGAGCGACATGCTGGCCAAGCCCCACCAGCGGCTCACCAAGTACCCGCTGCTGCTCAAGTCGGTGCTAAGGAAGACCGACGAGCCGCGCGCCAAGGAGGCCGTcgtcaccatg ATCGGCTCGGTGGAGCGCTTCATCCACCACGTGAACGCGTGCATGCGGCAGCGACAGGAGAGGCAGCGGCTGGCGGCCGTTGTGAGCCGCATCGACGCCTACGAGGTGGTGGAGGGCAGCAACGACGAGGTGGACAAG CTCCTGAAGGAATTTCTACATCTGGACCTGACGGCACCCATCCCTGGCGCCTCCCCTGAGGAGACACGCCAGCTGCTGCTGGAAGGGAGCCTGAGGATGAAGGAGGGGAAGGACAGCAAG ATGGACGTGTACTGCTTCCTCTTCACCGACCTGCTCTTGGTGACCAAGGCGGTGAAGAAGGCAGAGAGGACCAAGGTGATCAGGCCACCGCTGCTGGTGGAAAAGATCGTGTGCCGGGAGCTTCGGGACCCTG GGTCCTTCCTTCTCATCTACCTGAACGAGTTCCACAGCGCCGTGGGGGCCTACACGTTCCAGGCCAGCGGCCAGGCCTTGTGCCGTGGCTGGGTGGACGCCATCTACGATGCCCAG AACCAGCTTCAGCAGCTGCGCGTGCAGGAGCACCCAGGCGGCCAGCAGCACCTGCAGAGCCTGGCAGAGGAGGAGGAtgagcaggaggaagaggaggaggaggaagacgaggaggaggaaggaggggagagtagCACTTCGGCGGCCAGTTCCCCTACCATCCTGCGCAAAAGCAGCAACAGCCTCGACTCGCAGCGCTG TGTCTCGGATGGCTCCACGGAGACCCTGGCCATGGTGGTGGCGGAGCCTGGCGAGATGCTGTCCTCTCCCGAGTTCGAGGGCGGCCCCTTCAGCTCCCAATCAGACGAGACCTCTCTCAGCACCACCGCCTCATCTGTCACGCCCACCAGCGAGCTGCTGCCCCTGGGCCCAGTGGATGGCCGCTCCTGCTCCATGGACTCCGCCTACGGCACCCTCTCCCCGACCTCCCTGCAAGACTTTATGGCCCCAGCCCCTACGGTGGAGCCAGCACTCCGGCCCCCAGAGTCATCACAAGCCCCTTCACCCCCACCCTCGCCCCGCCTCCGCCGACGCACTCCTGTCCAGCTGCTGCCCTGTCTGCCCCACCTGCTCAAGTCCAAATCTGAGGCCAGTCTCCTCCAGCTGCTATCGGGGGCCACCACCCATGGAGCGCCCCCAGCCCCTAGCCGCAGCCTGTCGGAACTCTGCTTGGCTGCTACCGTCCCTGGCACCAGGACTCAGGGTTCCCCTCAGGAAGCTGGGCCCAG
- the PLEKHG5 gene encoding pleckstrin homology domain-containing family G member 5 isoform X2: MGTGPGVSGRRAASRPSPGLPSGDSEPGWAGGRGRHGEGQVCHHADCQQLHRRGPLSLCEACDSKFHSAMHYDGHVRFDLPPQGPSEGHELTVNDETQVHCRPFCSTSFLTREKVGDRPSSKAGSVLARNVSTRSCPPRTSPAVDVEEEEESSVDGKGDRKSTGLKLSKKKAWRRHTDDPSKECFTLKFDLNVDIETEIVPAMKKKSLGEVLLPVFERKGIALGKVDIYLDQSNTPLSLTFEAYRFGGHYLRVKAKPGDEGKVEQGVKDSKSLSLPILRSAGAGPPTQERVDPQSRRESLDILAPGRRRKNMSEFLGEASVPGQEPPAPSSCSLPSGSSSGSSSSSGGSDSWKNRAASRFSGFFSSGPSTSAFGREVDKLEQLEGKLHAYSLFGLPRLPRRLCFDHDSWEEEGDEEEDEDDACLRLEDSWRELIDGHEKLTRRQCHQQEAVWELLHTEASYIKKLRVITNLFLCCLLNLQESGLLCEVEAERLFSNVPEIARLHRGLWGSVMAPVLEKARRTRALLQPADFLKGFKMFGSLFKPYIRYCMEEESCMEYMRGLLRDNDLFRAYVTWAEKHQQCQRLKLSDMLAKPHQRLTKYPLLLKSVLRKTDEPRAKEAVVTMIGSVERFIHHVNACMRQRQERQRLAAVVSRIDAYEVVEGSNDEVDKLLKEFLHLDLTAPIPGASPEETRQLLLEGSLRMKEGKDSKMDVYCFLFTDLLLVTKAVKKAERTKVIRPPLLVEKIVCRELRDPGSFLLIYLNEFHSAVGAYTFQASGQALCRGWVDAIYDAQNQLQQLRVQEHPGGQQHLQSLAEEEDEQEEEEEEEDEEEEGGESSTSAASSPTILRKSSNSLDSQRCVSDGSTETLAMVVAEPGEMLSSPEFEGGPFSSQSDETSLSTTASSVTPTSELLPLGPVDGRSCSMDSAYGTLSPTSLQDFMAPAPTVEPALRPPESSQAPSPPPSPRLRRRTPVQLLPCLPHLLKSKSEASLLQLLSGATTHGAPPAPSRSLSELCLAATVPGTRTQGSPQEAGPSWDCQGAPGPGSGPELSELEGGAGCPGGEPKGPTRRSRELSSGASPRVQPEPPPGTSAQHRKLTLAQLYRIRTTLLLNSTLTAS; encoded by the exons ATGGGGACGGGTCCCGGCGTCTCCGGGCGCCGCGCGGCCTCTAGGCCGAGCCCCGGGCTGCCCTCCGGGGACTCCGAGCCCGGCTGGGCGGGGGGTCGCGGCCGCCACGGGGAAGGCCAG GTATGCCACCACGCCGACTGCCAGCAGCTGCACCGCCGGGGCCCCCTCAGCCTCTGCGAGGCCTGTGACAGCAAGTTCCACAGCGCCATGCATTATGATGGGCACGTCCGCTTCGACCTGCCCCCCCAAG GGCCATCAGAAGGACACGAGTTGACTGTAAACGATGAAACCCAAGTCCACTGCCGTCCCTTTTGTTCCACAAGttttttaacaagagaaaaagttGGGGACCGGCCCAGCTCGAAGGCAG GCTCTGTCCTGGCTCGGAATGTGTCCACCCGGTCATGCCCCCCGCGCACCAGCCCTGCAGTGgacgtggaggaggaggaggagagctcTGTGGATGGCAAGGG GGACCGGAAGAGCACAGGCCTGAAGCTCTCCAAGAAGAAAGCCTGGAGGAGACACACAGAT GACCCAAGCAAGGAGTGCTTCACGCTGAAATTTGACCTGAACGTGGATATCGAGACAGAGATCGTGCCAGCCATGAAGAAGAAGTCGCTGGG GGAGGTGCTGCTGCCAGTATTTGAAAGGAAAGGCATTGCGCTGGGCAAAGTGGATATCTACCTGGACCAGTCCAACACGCCCCTGTCCCTCACCTTTGAGGCCTACAGGTTCGGGGGACACTACCTGCGGGTCAAAG CCAAGCCAGGGGACGAAGGGAAGGTAGAGCAGGGGGTGAAGGACTCCAAGTCCCTGAGTCTGCCAATCCTGCGGTCAGCCGGGGCCGGGCCCCCCACCCAGGAGCGCGTGGACCCGCAGAGCCGCCGGGAGAGCCTGGACATCCTG GCCCCTGGCCGCCGACGCAAGAACATGTCGGAGTTCCTGGGGGAGGCGAGCGTCCCTGGGCAGGAGCCCCCAGCGCCCTCCAGCTGCTCTCTGCCCAGCGGCAGCAgtagtggcagcagcagcagcagtggcggCAGTGACAGCTGGAAGAACCGGGCGGCCAGTCGCTTCAGCGGCTTCTTCAGCTCAGGCCCCAGCACCAGCGCCTTCGGCCGG GAAGTGGACAAACTGGAGCAGCTGGAGGGCAAGCTGCATGCCTACAGCCTCTTCGGGCTGCCCAGGCTGCCCCGGAGGCTGTGCTTTGACCACGACTCGTGGGAGGAGGAAGGTGACGAAGAGGAGGACGAGGACGACGCCTGCCTGCGGCTGGAGGACAGCTGGCGGGAGCTCATCGACGGGCACGAG AAGCTGACCCGGCGGCAGTGCCACCAGCAGGAGGCGGTGTGGGAGCTCCTGCACACAGAGGCCTCCTACATTAAGAAACTGAGGGTGATCACCAAC ctGTTCCTGTGCTGCCTCCTGAATCTGCAAGAGTCAGGGCTGCTGTGTGAG gTGGAGGCGGAGCGCCTGTTCAGCAACGTCCCGGAGATCGCGCGGCTACACCGCGGGCTGTGGGGCAGCGTGATGGCGCCGGTGCTGGAGAAGGCGCGGCGCACGCGGGCGCTGCTGCAGCCCGCGGATTTCCTCAAAGGCTTCAAGATG TTCGGCTCCCTCTTCAAGCCCTACATCCGATACTGCATGGAGGAGGAGAGCTGCATGGAGTACATGCGGGGCCTACTACGGGACAACGACCTCTTCCGGGCCTACGTCACG TGGGCCGAGAAGCACCAGCAGTGCCAGCGGCTGAAGCTGAGCGACATGCTGGCCAAGCCCCACCAGCGGCTCACCAAGTACCCGCTGCTGCTCAAGTCGGTGCTAAGGAAGACCGACGAGCCGCGCGCCAAGGAGGCCGTcgtcaccatg ATCGGCTCGGTGGAGCGCTTCATCCACCACGTGAACGCGTGCATGCGGCAGCGACAGGAGAGGCAGCGGCTGGCGGCCGTTGTGAGCCGCATCGACGCCTACGAGGTGGTGGAGGGCAGCAACGACGAGGTGGACAAG CTCCTGAAGGAATTTCTACATCTGGACCTGACGGCACCCATCCCTGGCGCCTCCCCTGAGGAGACACGCCAGCTGCTGCTGGAAGGGAGCCTGAGGATGAAGGAGGGGAAGGACAGCAAG ATGGACGTGTACTGCTTCCTCTTCACCGACCTGCTCTTGGTGACCAAGGCGGTGAAGAAGGCAGAGAGGACCAAGGTGATCAGGCCACCGCTGCTGGTGGAAAAGATCGTGTGCCGGGAGCTTCGGGACCCTG GGTCCTTCCTTCTCATCTACCTGAACGAGTTCCACAGCGCCGTGGGGGCCTACACGTTCCAGGCCAGCGGCCAGGCCTTGTGCCGTGGCTGGGTGGACGCCATCTACGATGCCCAG AACCAGCTTCAGCAGCTGCGCGTGCAGGAGCACCCAGGCGGCCAGCAGCACCTGCAGAGCCTGGCAGAGGAGGAGGAtgagcaggaggaagaggaggaggaggaagacgaggaggaggaaggaggggagagtagCACTTCGGCGGCCAGTTCCCCTACCATCCTGCGCAAAAGCAGCAACAGCCTCGACTCGCAGCGCTG TGTCTCGGATGGCTCCACGGAGACCCTGGCCATGGTGGTGGCGGAGCCTGGCGAGATGCTGTCCTCTCCCGAGTTCGAGGGCGGCCCCTTCAGCTCCCAATCAGACGAGACCTCTCTCAGCACCACCGCCTCATCTGTCACGCCCACCAGCGAGCTGCTGCCCCTGGGCCCAGTGGATGGCCGCTCCTGCTCCATGGACTCCGCCTACGGCACCCTCTCCCCGACCTCCCTGCAAGACTTTATGGCCCCAGCCCCTACGGTGGAGCCAGCACTCCGGCCCCCAGAGTCATCACAAGCCCCTTCACCCCCACCCTCGCCCCGCCTCCGCCGACGCACTCCTGTCCAGCTGCTGCCCTGTCTGCCCCACCTGCTCAAGTCCAAATCTGAGGCCAGTCTCCTCCAGCTGCTATCGGGGGCCACCACCCATGGAGCGCCCCCAGCCCCTAGCCGCAGCCTGTCGGAACTCTGCTTGGCTGCTACCGTCCCTGGCACCAGGACTCAGGGTTCCCCTCAGGAAGCTGGGCCCAG
- the PLEKHG5 gene encoding pleckstrin homology domain-containing family G member 5 isoform X10 has product MHYDGHVRFDLPPQGPSEGHELTVNDETQVHCRPFCSTSFLTREKVGDRPSSKAGSVLARNVSTRSCPPRTSPAVDVEEEEESSVDGKGDRKSTGLKLSKKKAWRRHTDDPSKECFTLKFDLNVDIETEIVPAMKKKSLGEVLLPVFERKGIALGKVDIYLDQSNTPLSLTFEAYRFGGHYLRVKAKPGDEGKVEQGVKDSKSLSLPILRSAGAGPPTQERVDPQSRRESLDILAPGRRRKNMSEFLGEASVPGQEPPAPSSCSLPSGSSSGSSSSSGGSDSWKNRAASRFSGFFSSGPSTSAFGREVDKLEQLEGKLHAYSLFGLPRLPRRLCFDHDSWEEEGDEEEDEDDACLRLEDSWRELIDGHEKLTRRQCHQQEAVWELLHTEASYIKKLRVITNLFLCCLLNLQESGLLCEVEAERLFSNVPEIARLHRGLWGSVMAPVLEKARRTRALLQPADFLKGFKMFGSLFKPYIRYCMEEESCMEYMRGLLRDNDLFRAYVTWAEKHQQCQRLKLSDMLAKPHQRLTKYPLLLKSVLRKTDEPRAKEAVVTMIGSVERFIHHVNACMRQRQERQRLAAVVSRIDAYEVVEGSNDEVDKLLKEFLHLDLTAPIPGASPEETRQLLLEGSLRMKEGKDSKMDVYCFLFTDLLLVTKAVKKAERTKVIRPPLLVEKIVCRELRDPGSFLLIYLNEFHSAVGAYTFQASGQALCRGWVDAIYDAQNQLQQLRVQEHPGGQQHLQSLAEEEDEQEEEEEEEDEEEEGGESSTSAASSPTILRKSSNSLDSQRCVSDGSTETLAMVVAEPGEMLSSPEFEGGPFSSQSDETSLSTTASSVTPTSELLPLGPVDGRSCSMDSAYGTLSPTSLQDFMAPAPTVEPALRPPESSQAPSPPPSPRLRRRTPVQLLPCLPHLLKSKSEASLLQLLSGATTHGAPPAPSRSLSELCLAATVPGTRTQGSPQEAGPSWDCQGAPGPGSGPELSELEGGAGCPGGEPKGPTRRSRELSSGASPRVQPEPPPGTSAQHRKLTLAQLYRIRTTLLLNSTLTASEV; this is encoded by the exons ATGCATTATGATGGGCACGTCCGCTTCGACCTGCCCCCCCAAG GGCCATCAGAAGGACACGAGTTGACTGTAAACGATGAAACCCAAGTCCACTGCCGTCCCTTTTGTTCCACAAGttttttaacaagagaaaaagttGGGGACCGGCCCAGCTCGAAGGCAG GCTCTGTCCTGGCTCGGAATGTGTCCACCCGGTCATGCCCCCCGCGCACCAGCCCTGCAGTGgacgtggaggaggaggaggagagctcTGTGGATGGCAAGGG GGACCGGAAGAGCACAGGCCTGAAGCTCTCCAAGAAGAAAGCCTGGAGGAGACACACAGAT GACCCAAGCAAGGAGTGCTTCACGCTGAAATTTGACCTGAACGTGGATATCGAGACAGAGATCGTGCCAGCCATGAAGAAGAAGTCGCTGGG GGAGGTGCTGCTGCCAGTATTTGAAAGGAAAGGCATTGCGCTGGGCAAAGTGGATATCTACCTGGACCAGTCCAACACGCCCCTGTCCCTCACCTTTGAGGCCTACAGGTTCGGGGGACACTACCTGCGGGTCAAAG CCAAGCCAGGGGACGAAGGGAAGGTAGAGCAGGGGGTGAAGGACTCCAAGTCCCTGAGTCTGCCAATCCTGCGGTCAGCCGGGGCCGGGCCCCCCACCCAGGAGCGCGTGGACCCGCAGAGCCGCCGGGAGAGCCTGGACATCCTG GCCCCTGGCCGCCGACGCAAGAACATGTCGGAGTTCCTGGGGGAGGCGAGCGTCCCTGGGCAGGAGCCCCCAGCGCCCTCCAGCTGCTCTCTGCCCAGCGGCAGCAgtagtggcagcagcagcagcagtggcggCAGTGACAGCTGGAAGAACCGGGCGGCCAGTCGCTTCAGCGGCTTCTTCAGCTCAGGCCCCAGCACCAGCGCCTTCGGCCGG GAAGTGGACAAACTGGAGCAGCTGGAGGGCAAGCTGCATGCCTACAGCCTCTTCGGGCTGCCCAGGCTGCCCCGGAGGCTGTGCTTTGACCACGACTCGTGGGAGGAGGAAGGTGACGAAGAGGAGGACGAGGACGACGCCTGCCTGCGGCTGGAGGACAGCTGGCGGGAGCTCATCGACGGGCACGAG AAGCTGACCCGGCGGCAGTGCCACCAGCAGGAGGCGGTGTGGGAGCTCCTGCACACAGAGGCCTCCTACATTAAGAAACTGAGGGTGATCACCAAC ctGTTCCTGTGCTGCCTCCTGAATCTGCAAGAGTCAGGGCTGCTGTGTGAG gTGGAGGCGGAGCGCCTGTTCAGCAACGTCCCGGAGATCGCGCGGCTACACCGCGGGCTGTGGGGCAGCGTGATGGCGCCGGTGCTGGAGAAGGCGCGGCGCACGCGGGCGCTGCTGCAGCCCGCGGATTTCCTCAAAGGCTTCAAGATG TTCGGCTCCCTCTTCAAGCCCTACATCCGATACTGCATGGAGGAGGAGAGCTGCATGGAGTACATGCGGGGCCTACTACGGGACAACGACCTCTTCCGGGCCTACGTCACG TGGGCCGAGAAGCACCAGCAGTGCCAGCGGCTGAAGCTGAGCGACATGCTGGCCAAGCCCCACCAGCGGCTCACCAAGTACCCGCTGCTGCTCAAGTCGGTGCTAAGGAAGACCGACGAGCCGCGCGCCAAGGAGGCCGTcgtcaccatg ATCGGCTCGGTGGAGCGCTTCATCCACCACGTGAACGCGTGCATGCGGCAGCGACAGGAGAGGCAGCGGCTGGCGGCCGTTGTGAGCCGCATCGACGCCTACGAGGTGGTGGAGGGCAGCAACGACGAGGTGGACAAG CTCCTGAAGGAATTTCTACATCTGGACCTGACGGCACCCATCCCTGGCGCCTCCCCTGAGGAGACACGCCAGCTGCTGCTGGAAGGGAGCCTGAGGATGAAGGAGGGGAAGGACAGCAAG ATGGACGTGTACTGCTTCCTCTTCACCGACCTGCTCTTGGTGACCAAGGCGGTGAAGAAGGCAGAGAGGACCAAGGTGATCAGGCCACCGCTGCTGGTGGAAAAGATCGTGTGCCGGGAGCTTCGGGACCCTG GGTCCTTCCTTCTCATCTACCTGAACGAGTTCCACAGCGCCGTGGGGGCCTACACGTTCCAGGCCAGCGGCCAGGCCTTGTGCCGTGGCTGGGTGGACGCCATCTACGATGCCCAG AACCAGCTTCAGCAGCTGCGCGTGCAGGAGCACCCAGGCGGCCAGCAGCACCTGCAGAGCCTGGCAGAGGAGGAGGAtgagcaggaggaagaggaggaggaggaagacgaggaggaggaaggaggggagagtagCACTTCGGCGGCCAGTTCCCCTACCATCCTGCGCAAAAGCAGCAACAGCCTCGACTCGCAGCGCTG TGTCTCGGATGGCTCCACGGAGACCCTGGCCATGGTGGTGGCGGAGCCTGGCGAGATGCTGTCCTCTCCCGAGTTCGAGGGCGGCCCCTTCAGCTCCCAATCAGACGAGACCTCTCTCAGCACCACCGCCTCATCTGTCACGCCCACCAGCGAGCTGCTGCCCCTGGGCCCAGTGGATGGCCGCTCCTGCTCCATGGACTCCGCCTACGGCACCCTCTCCCCGACCTCCCTGCAAGACTTTATGGCCCCAGCCCCTACGGTGGAGCCAGCACTCCGGCCCCCAGAGTCATCACAAGCCCCTTCACCCCCACCCTCGCCCCGCCTCCGCCGACGCACTCCTGTCCAGCTGCTGCCCTGTCTGCCCCACCTGCTCAAGTCCAAATCTGAGGCCAGTCTCCTCCAGCTGCTATCGGGGGCCACCACCCATGGAGCGCCCCCAGCCCCTAGCCGCAGCCTGTCGGAACTCTGCTTGGCTGCTACCGTCCCTGGCACCAGGACTCAGGGTTCCCCTCAGGAAGCTGGGCCCAG